A single region of the Natronincola ferrireducens genome encodes:
- a CDS encoding phage major capsid protein, with translation MKKRLLKLLQAKEARKTELGTKINTTEDVKELRSINTELETINGEIAELRSMIDSLPDENEGAENNQENNQQGEQRNQPIGGVNVLGTYGVGQAQQEQRAVGKFDTPEYRSAFMDFVLTGKKSDNLELRADATTGTGDIGAVIPTTILNKIIEKMKDYGMIWSRVTKTNIKGGVELPVASVKPTANWIAEGNVASKQKKTVTGKVVFAYHKLQIRVAVTLEADTVSLSVFEQTVTDNIYEAMVIGLEKAIISGSGEGQPLGITKDTEIPAAQKIEVAADEITKYQDWTALLAKLPRKYRNRAVIILNDLDWNKYIVGMVDGQGQPVARTTYGLDGIQQERFLGKEVIPVEDYLPSIDDANAGEVIGIVCTLSDYIVNSNMQMTFKRYFDENTDEWISKSTMICDGRLGDKNGVLLLTKKAAG, from the coding sequence ATGAAAAAAAGATTATTAAAATTACTTCAAGCAAAGGAAGCAAGAAAAACAGAGTTAGGAACTAAAATTAATACTACAGAAGACGTTAAGGAGCTTAGAAGTATTAATACTGAACTTGAAACTATCAATGGTGAGATAGCAGAATTAAGAAGCATGATTGACTCTCTTCCAGATGAAAACGAGGGAGCAGAGAATAATCAAGAAAACAACCAGCAAGGAGAACAAAGAAATCAGCCTATAGGTGGAGTGAATGTTCTTGGAACATATGGGGTAGGACAGGCACAGCAAGAACAAAGAGCTGTAGGAAAATTTGATACACCAGAGTACAGGTCAGCTTTTATGGACTTCGTTCTAACTGGTAAAAAATCAGATAATCTTGAGCTTAGAGCAGATGCAACCACTGGAACTGGAGATATTGGAGCCGTAATTCCTACAACCATTCTTAATAAAATCATTGAAAAGATGAAAGACTATGGAATGATTTGGTCTAGGGTAACAAAGACCAATATCAAGGGTGGGGTAGAACTTCCAGTTGCAAGCGTAAAACCTACAGCAAATTGGATAGCAGAAGGTAATGTAGCAAGTAAACAAAAGAAAACTGTTACCGGCAAGGTAGTATTCGCCTATCATAAGTTACAAATTCGTGTTGCCGTTACCCTTGAAGCTGATACTGTTTCTTTATCAGTGTTTGAACAAACTGTTACTGACAACATCTATGAGGCTATGGTTATTGGCTTAGAAAAAGCAATTATTTCTGGAAGTGGAGAAGGTCAGCCATTAGGAATCACTAAAGATACGGAGATACCAGCAGCACAAAAAATTGAAGTTGCTGCAGATGAAATAACAAAGTATCAAGACTGGACTGCTTTACTTGCTAAGCTTCCACGTAAATACAGAAATAGAGCAGTTATTATCTTAAATGATCTAGATTGGAATAAATACATCGTGGGTATGGTAGATGGGCAAGGACAACCAGTAGCACGTACTACTTATGGGTTAGATGGTATTCAGCAAGAAAGATTCCTTGGTAAAGAGGTTATTCCTGTAGAAGATTACCTACCATCTATTGACGATGCAAATGCTGGTGAAGTAATTGGTATAGTATGCACCTTAAGCGACTACATTGTAAACAGCAATATGCAGATGACATTTAAGCGTTACTTCGATGAAAATACTGATGAGTGGATTAGTAAATCTACTATGATTTGCGATGGTAGGCTAGGAGATAAAAATGGTGTATTATTACTGACAAAGAAAGCAGCAGGTTAA
- a CDS encoding head-tail connector protein, whose translation MIVSLQEIKEHLKIEYNEEDSYLQILILAAEKFIQNATGKTFKSNQLAKVICMIIVADLFENKGMTVDKIGESTRGIVGMMLTQLNYHDKDSEDEAGEAS comes from the coding sequence TTGATTGTATCATTACAGGAAATAAAAGAGCACTTGAAGATTGAATATAATGAAGAAGATTCATATTTACAGATCTTAATACTAGCAGCTGAAAAGTTCATTCAAAATGCTACTGGTAAAACATTTAAAAGTAATCAATTAGCAAAAGTAATATGCATGATTATTGTTGCTGATTTATTTGAAAACAAGGGAATGACAGTTGATAAAATAGGAGAGAGCACAAGAGGGATAGTAGGTATGATGTTAACTCAATTAAATTATCATGATAAAGATAGCGAAGATGAAGCAGGTGAAGCATCGTGA